Proteins co-encoded in one Bacillus sp. FSL H8-0547 genomic window:
- a CDS encoding lysophospholipid acyltransferase family protein, protein MSFYQFAKGVVASVFFPLYRIEIHGKEHFPKDGAVLLCSNHIDNLDPPTVGICAPRQVHFMAKEELFQVPVLGGIVRKVGSFPVKRGMSDREAIRKGLNVLKDGGVLGLFPEGTRSKDGKLGKGLAGAGFFALKSDASIVPCAIIGTYKPFQKVRVYFGPPIDFAPLREKKTSADEATELIMSKIAELLEKHQS, encoded by the coding sequence ATGAGTTTTTATCAATTTGCCAAGGGTGTTGTCGCGTCGGTTTTTTTTCCGCTTTACAGGATTGAAATTCACGGGAAAGAACACTTTCCAAAAGACGGCGCTGTCCTTCTCTGTTCAAACCATATTGACAATCTTGATCCCCCAACCGTTGGAATCTGCGCGCCGAGACAGGTGCATTTTATGGCAAAAGAAGAATTGTTTCAGGTGCCGGTTCTTGGGGGTATAGTTAGGAAAGTCGGCTCTTTTCCAGTTAAAAGAGGAATGAGCGACAGGGAAGCCATCAGGAAAGGGCTGAATGTCCTGAAAGACGGCGGAGTGCTCGGCCTGTTTCCGGAAGGAACGCGGAGCAAGGACGGCAAGCTTGGAAAAGGACTGGCCGGAGCAGGTTTCTTTGCGCTGAAATCAGACGCCAGCATTGTCCCGTGTGCCATTATCGGCACCTACAAGCCTTTTCAGAAAGTAAGGGTTTATTTCGGTCCTCCGATCGATTTTGCTCCGCTCCGTGAGAAGAAAACGTCCGCAGATGAGGCTACAGAACTGATTATGTCGAAAATTGCTGAATTGCTCGAAAAACATCAATCTTAA
- the sleB gene encoding spore cortex-lytic enzyme — protein sequence MIALVFQLTIFNQNEAHAFSDQVIQKGAVGDDVVELQARLQYNGYYNGSIDGVYGWSTYWAVRNFQYEFGLKEIDGLVGEATKHKLSQTTKYYRDFVHRQLNKGKDFTHYGGVPLDRQVAPSKEYKAKLKATYGKKGGQKAPAGQAQQKQQPKAQAPQQKQQAQPKKQAQPKSQSKAKTTAVNMPEGFSQNDIQLMANAVYGEARGEPYIGQVAVAAVIINRVDSATFPNTVSGVIFEPRAFTAVADGQIWLTPNDTAKKAVMDAINGWDPTEGAIYYFNPDTATSGWIWGRPQIKQIGKHIFCN from the coding sequence ATGATTGCCCTTGTTTTTCAATTAACGATTTTCAATCAAAATGAAGCCCATGCGTTTTCGGATCAAGTGATTCAAAAAGGCGCTGTTGGCGATGATGTTGTGGAACTGCAGGCAAGATTGCAGTACAACGGCTATTATAACGGTTCAATTGACGGGGTGTATGGGTGGAGCACATACTGGGCGGTGCGCAATTTTCAATATGAATTTGGACTGAAAGAGATTGATGGTCTGGTCGGAGAAGCAACGAAGCATAAATTGTCACAGACTACAAAATACTACCGTGATTTTGTCCACAGACAGCTGAACAAAGGTAAAGATTTCACTCATTATGGCGGCGTGCCGCTCGACAGACAGGTTGCTCCTTCAAAAGAATATAAGGCGAAGCTTAAAGCGACCTACGGAAAAAAAGGCGGCCAAAAAGCGCCTGCAGGCCAGGCGCAGCAAAAGCAGCAGCCAAAAGCGCAGGCACCTCAGCAGAAGCAGCAGGCACAGCCAAAGAAGCAGGCTCAGCCTAAATCACAAAGCAAAGCAAAAACAACGGCAGTCAATATGCCGGAAGGATTTTCACAAAATGATATTCAGCTGATGGCTAATGCAGTATACGGGGAAGCGCGCGGCGAACCTTATATCGGACAGGTTGCGGTTGCAGCGGTTATCATCAACCGTGTTGACAGTGCAACCTTCCCGAATACCGTGTCCGGTGTTATTTTTGAACCGCGGGCGTTCACAGCTGTAGCTGACGGCCAGATTTGGCTGACCCCAAACGACACAGCTAAAAAAGCAGTCATGGATGCGATCAACGGATGGGATCCGACTGAAGGGGCCATTTACTACTTTAACCCTGATACAGCTACAAGCGGATGGATTTGGGGACGTCCTCAAATTAAACAGATTGGAAAGCACATATTCTGTAATTAA
- the cmk gene encoding (d)CMP kinase, whose protein sequence is MERTISIAIDGPAAAGKSTVAKILAEDYSYLYIDTGAMYRALTYKVLMKNEDLEDEAAVKEILSDAHIELVPSESGQLVYVNGENVTEQIRSHEVTNSVSIAAKHASVREEMVKRQQDMAKNGRVVMDGRDIGTHVLPNAEVKIFLRASVTERAKRRHEENLSKGFTSDLAQLELEIERRDKLDSEREVAPLKKAEDAVEIDTTSLSIQGVVDEIKKIVQERL, encoded by the coding sequence ATGGAACGTACTATTTCTATTGCAATTGACGGCCCTGCTGCTGCGGGCAAAAGTACAGTTGCGAAAATTTTGGCAGAAGATTATTCATATTTATATATTGATACGGGAGCTATGTACAGAGCACTCACATATAAGGTTCTTATGAAAAATGAAGACCTTGAAGATGAAGCAGCTGTTAAAGAAATTCTTTCAGATGCACATATTGAACTAGTTCCAAGTGAAAGCGGCCAGCTTGTATATGTGAATGGGGAAAATGTCACAGAGCAAATCCGTTCACATGAAGTGACTAATTCTGTATCCATTGCGGCCAAGCATGCATCTGTGCGCGAAGAAATGGTGAAACGCCAGCAGGATATGGCTAAAAACGGAAGAGTTGTCATGGACGGCAGGGATATCGGGACGCACGTGCTGCCGAATGCGGAAGTGAAAATTTTCCTTCGCGCTTCTGTTACAGAGCGCGCAAAAAGAAGGCATGAAGAAAATCTTTCTAAAGGCTTTACCTCGGATCTTGCGCAGCTCGAACTTGAAATCGAAAGAAGAGACAAGCTTGATTCAGAAAGAGAAGTAGCTCCGCTGAAAAAAGCAGAGGATGCAGTTGAAATCGATACTACCTCTCTCTCAATTCAGGGAGTTGTAGATGAAATCAAAAAAATTGTCCAAGAGAGGCTTTGA
- the ypeB gene encoding germination protein YpeB, with protein sequence MIRGILIAILTIGVVGTAYWGYKEHQEKNAVLIHAENNYQRAFHDLTYQVDQLHDKIGATLAMNSRKSLSPGLVEVWRITSEAHSDVGQLPLTLLPFNKTEEFLASISDFSYRTAVRDLDKEPLSDQEYATLKQLYAKSEDIQKELRNVQHMVIDNNLRWMDVELALAAGEEKQDNTIINGFKTVEKNVNAYSSTDFDPSFTSVKKEEEGFNHLKGKVITEKEVPGIVEKFVPGSTGDMKVTPNGKGSPLEFYSVSVNDPNKKSEIYLDITKKGGYPIWLLQNRQVAEPKISLNEASNNAAKFLKDQGFSDLILYESAQFENIGIFSFVSVYENVRLYPDAIRMKVALDDGKVIGFSARDYLASHRKRDIPKAKLSTEQAKGFVNPNLMIQEDRLAIITNELGEEVLCYEFLGTMENDTYRIFVNAEDGSEEKVEKLDNSEPIYQEI encoded by the coding sequence ATGATCAGAGGGATTTTGATCGCAATACTTACAATTGGTGTCGTCGGAACGGCTTATTGGGGTTATAAAGAGCATCAGGAGAAAAATGCCGTGCTGATACATGCAGAAAACAATTATCAGAGGGCTTTCCATGACCTGACCTATCAAGTGGATCAGCTGCATGATAAAATCGGCGCAACTCTTGCCATGAATTCAAGAAAGTCACTTTCTCCCGGTCTTGTTGAAGTCTGGAGAATCACATCAGAAGCACATTCAGACGTTGGCCAGCTTCCGCTGACTCTGCTGCCGTTCAATAAAACAGAAGAATTTCTGGCAAGCATTTCTGACTTCAGCTACCGCACAGCTGTCAGAGACCTTGACAAAGAACCGCTTTCAGATCAGGAATACGCAACTTTAAAGCAGCTGTATGCGAAATCAGAAGATATTCAAAAAGAGCTGCGGAACGTTCAGCATATGGTTATTGATAATAATCTGCGCTGGATGGATGTAGAGCTGGCACTTGCTGCAGGCGAAGAAAAGCAGGATAACACGATTATTAACGGATTCAAAACGGTTGAAAAAAATGTGAATGCGTACTCAAGCACAGACTTTGATCCATCTTTTACTTCGGTAAAAAAAGAAGAGGAAGGCTTTAATCATTTAAAAGGTAAAGTCATTACTGAAAAAGAAGTTCCGGGAATTGTCGAAAAATTTGTTCCCGGCTCTACGGGAGATATGAAAGTTACTCCAAACGGAAAAGGATCTCCCCTTGAATTTTACAGTGTATCGGTCAATGACCCTAATAAGAAATCGGAGATCTATCTTGATATCACGAAAAAAGGCGGATATCCTATCTGGCTCCTTCAGAACCGCCAAGTCGCAGAACCGAAAATCAGCCTCAATGAGGCATCAAATAATGCGGCCAAATTTTTGAAAGATCAGGGTTTTTCAGATCTTATTCTTTACGAAAGCGCACAGTTTGAGAACATCGGAATCTTTTCCTTTGTTTCCGTCTATGAAAACGTAAGGCTGTACCCGGATGCAATCCGCATGAAAGTGGCGCTTGATGACGGCAAAGTAATCGGTTTTTCCGCAAGGGATTATCTTGCCTCTCACAGAAAACGAGACATTCCAAAGGCAAAGCTAAGCACAGAGCAGGCTAAAGGCTTTGTGAATCCGAACCTGATGATTCAGGAAGACAGACTCGCCATCATCACAAATGAGCTTGGTGAAGAAGTTCTCTGCTATGAGTTTTTGGGAACGATGGAGAATGACACGTACCGGATCTTTGTGAACGCTGAAGATGGTTCAGAAGAAAAGGTTGAAAAACTGGATAACTCCGAACCGATTTATCAGGAAATTTAG
- a CDS encoding DUF5359 family protein, whose product MKRAERILFKLIMIHLILLLCAQAALTNPGLQPHISRVVQYEGVNKLTISEWLETFKQSSVQDK is encoded by the coding sequence ATGAAACGGGCAGAGAGAATACTCTTTAAATTAATCATGATCCACCTGATATTGCTCCTATGCGCGCAGGCTGCCCTGACAAATCCTGGTTTGCAGCCTCACATCTCGCGTGTGGTACAATATGAAGGTGTAAACAAACTGACAATCAGCGAATGGCTTGAAACGTTCAAACAATCCAGTGTGCAGGACAAGTAA
- a CDS encoding DUF2768 domain-containing protein, with translation MSPALMKMWIALASMGFMFIAILAIYLSRFKMKGFLKGAFAAIAYFFMILAGLLIFFVVFSGPVNE, from the coding sequence ATGAGTCCAGCGTTAATGAAAATGTGGATTGCGCTTGCATCGATGGGATTTATGTTTATCGCCATTCTCGCAATCTATTTAAGCAGATTTAAAATGAAAGGGTTTTTAAAAGGCGCATTTGCCGCAATCGCCTACTTTTTTATGATTCTTGCAGGACTTCTGATCTTTTTTGTTGTGTTCAGCGGACCCGTTAATGAATAA
- the rpsA gene encoding 30S ribosomal protein S1: protein MVEDMNDVEVKTPEVGDVLKGIVTKVEDKQVIVEIDGVKHTGIIPISELSSLHVEKASDVVSENEELQLKVTKVEDEALILSKRAIDADLAWDQLQAKFESKEVFDAEVKDVVKGGLVVDLGVRGFIPASLVESHFVEDFSDYRGKTLSLMVVEIDREKNRVILSHRAVVEKEQGEKKQQRLDMIKAGEVLEGTVQRLTDFGAFVDIGGIDGLVHISQLSHNHVDKPSEVVEEGQKVQVKVLSVDRDNERISLSIKETLPGPWENITSQVKAGDVVEGTVKRLVSFGAFVEILPGVEGLVHISQISNKHIGTPHEVLSENESVQVKVLDVNENEQRISLSIRELEEPEKADEEDYRNYQAKEESSGFQLGEMIGDQLNKLKK from the coding sequence ATGGTTGAAGACATGAATGATGTAGAAGTAAAAACACCGGAAGTCGGTGATGTCCTGAAAGGGATCGTTACCAAAGTAGAAGACAAACAGGTAATTGTTGAAATTGACGGCGTAAAGCATACAGGCATAATTCCAATCAGTGAATTGTCCAGTCTGCACGTTGAAAAAGCTTCCGATGTTGTAAGTGAAAATGAGGAATTGCAGCTGAAAGTAACAAAAGTCGAGGATGAAGCCCTCATCCTTTCAAAAAGAGCGATAGATGCAGATCTTGCCTGGGATCAGCTTCAGGCTAAATTTGAATCAAAAGAAGTGTTTGACGCGGAAGTGAAAGACGTTGTCAAAGGCGGTCTTGTTGTAGACCTCGGCGTCAGAGGATTCATACCGGCGTCTTTAGTGGAATCACATTTTGTTGAAGATTTTTCTGATTACAGAGGCAAAACGCTTTCTCTTATGGTCGTTGAAATTGACCGTGAGAAAAACCGCGTCATTCTGTCTCACCGTGCGGTCGTAGAAAAAGAGCAGGGTGAGAAAAAACAGCAGCGCCTTGACATGATCAAAGCGGGAGAAGTGCTGGAAGGCACTGTTCAGCGCCTGACTGATTTCGGTGCTTTCGTTGATATCGGCGGAATTGACGGCCTTGTTCACATTTCACAGCTTTCGCACAATCACGTTGACAAGCCTTCTGAAGTTGTTGAAGAAGGGCAGAAGGTCCAAGTTAAAGTCCTGTCTGTCGACCGTGACAACGAGCGGATTTCTCTTTCCATCAAAGAAACCCTGCCGGGACCTTGGGAAAATATCACAAGCCAGGTGAAAGCGGGAGACGTTGTTGAGGGTACAGTAAAACGTCTTGTTTCTTTTGGAGCTTTCGTTGAAATTCTTCCTGGGGTAGAAGGCCTTGTCCATATCTCCCAGATCTCAAACAAGCACATCGGCACACCTCATGAAGTGCTGTCTGAAAACGAGAGCGTTCAGGTCAAAGTGCTTGATGTCAACGAGAACGAACAGCGCATTTCCCTCAGCATCCGGGAGCTTGAGGAACCTGAAAAAGCGGACGAAGAAGACTACCGCAATTATCAGGCAAAGGAAGAATCATCCGGCTTCCAGCTTGGTGAAATGATCGGTGATCAATTAAACAAACTAAAAAAGTAA
- the fni gene encoding type 2 isopentenyl-diphosphate Delta-isomerase: MSRAKRKIDHIQHALKTGQKRDNGFSDILFLHQSLPDTAVHHIDMHTEIGGLVLSSPIFINAMTGGGGSETVKINEALSSAAAECRIPVAVGSQMSAIRNPSERESYEIVRKVNQKGILFANLGSEATPDQAKTAIDMIEANALQIHLNVVQELVMPEGDRDFSGALTRIAAIADAVDVPVFVKEVGFGINREAASRLADAGVKAIDVGGYGGTNFARIENERRSRLLESFNDWGIPTAASIAEIASSVKGVSIIGSGGIQDAMDIAKAVALGASGAGMAGFFLKILIEDGYEALVHEIKNVQEELRMIMAALGAESVKQLQEAPVIISGFTHHYLSERNVDTKAWSNRMIRK, encoded by the coding sequence GTGAGCAGAGCTAAGCGAAAGATTGACCATATTCAACATGCTTTAAAAACAGGGCAAAAACGTGATAATGGATTCAGCGACATCCTGTTTCTTCATCAAAGCTTGCCTGATACAGCTGTTCATCACATTGATATGCATACTGAAATTGGCGGACTTGTCTTAAGTTCGCCAATTTTTATCAATGCGATGACAGGCGGAGGCGGTTCTGAAACAGTTAAGATCAATGAAGCATTATCATCTGCAGCTGCTGAATGCAGGATACCGGTTGCAGTCGGATCGCAAATGTCGGCGATAAGGAATCCTTCTGAGCGGGAATCTTATGAAATTGTCCGCAAGGTGAACCAAAAAGGCATCCTGTTTGCTAACCTCGGCAGCGAGGCAACGCCTGACCAGGCAAAAACAGCGATTGACATGATTGAAGCAAATGCTCTTCAAATCCATCTTAACGTTGTCCAGGAACTTGTGATGCCAGAAGGAGACCGTGACTTTTCAGGGGCTTTAACCCGTATCGCTGCTATTGCAGATGCTGTGGATGTACCCGTCTTCGTAAAAGAAGTGGGCTTCGGCATAAACCGTGAAGCAGCTTCAAGACTTGCGGATGCAGGTGTCAAAGCCATTGATGTTGGCGGCTATGGCGGAACGAACTTTGCCAGAATCGAAAATGAGCGGAGAAGCAGGCTTCTTGAAAGCTTTAATGATTGGGGCATTCCAACGGCGGCGTCAATCGCAGAGATTGCGTCATCTGTGAAAGGTGTTTCCATCATTGGTTCAGGAGGCATTCAGGATGCGATGGATATCGCTAAAGCTGTCGCTCTCGGTGCCTCTGGAGCCGGCATGGCAGGCTTCTTTTTAAAGATCCTGATTGAAGACGGCTATGAAGCACTCGTTCATGAAATTAAAAATGTTCAGGAAGAATTGAGAATGATCATGGCTGCCCTTGGTGCTGAAAGCGTCAAACAGCTACAGGAAGCGCCGGTCATTATATCCGGGTTTACCCACCATTACCTTTCCGAACGGAATGTAGATACAAAAGCATGGAGCAATCGAATGATCAGGAAATAA
- a CDS encoding NAD(P)H-dependent glycerol-3-phosphate dehydrogenase: protein MQRIAVLGAGSWGTALSLVLADNQHDVRLWGHRKELIQEINETHKNQKYLPDIELSDNIKGCTDLRETLQDVQIAVLAVPTKAIREVLQDVIKVISHKLTIVHVSKGIEPDSLLRISEIIKEEVPEDLLQDVVVLSGPSHAEEVGLRQPTTVTSSSDNLAAAELVQDLFMNQHFRVYTNPDVIGVEIGGALKNIIALAAGITDGLGYGDNAKAALITRGLAEIARLGSIMGGNPLTFSGLTGIGDLIVTCTSVHSRNWRAGNLLGKGQKLEDVLENMGMVVEGVRTTKAAYQLAQKFDVKMPITEALYAVLFNGKEVKDAVDSLMARVKTHEMEDLVNISENRC from the coding sequence ATGCAGCGAATTGCCGTTCTTGGCGCGGGAAGCTGGGGCACTGCTCTAAGCCTTGTTCTCGCAGACAATCAGCACGATGTAAGATTATGGGGTCACCGCAAGGAGTTAATTCAGGAAATTAATGAAACGCATAAAAATCAAAAGTATCTACCTGATATAGAGCTTTCAGATAACATCAAGGGCTGCACTGATTTAAGAGAAACCCTTCAGGATGTGCAGATTGCCGTTCTCGCCGTTCCTACAAAAGCCATACGGGAAGTTCTTCAGGATGTCATCAAAGTAATCAGCCATAAGCTGACAATCGTTCACGTAAGCAAGGGAATAGAGCCTGACAGTCTTCTGCGTATTTCTGAGATTATTAAAGAAGAAGTTCCTGAAGATCTCCTTCAGGACGTCGTCGTTCTGTCCGGGCCAAGCCATGCTGAAGAAGTCGGGCTAAGGCAGCCGACGACTGTTACATCTTCATCTGATAACCTTGCAGCTGCCGAGCTTGTACAGGACCTGTTTATGAACCAGCATTTCAGAGTGTACACGAACCCTGATGTCATCGGGGTGGAAATCGGCGGTGCGCTTAAAAATATTATTGCTCTTGCAGCAGGCATTACAGACGGACTTGGATATGGGGATAACGCAAAAGCGGCTCTTATCACAAGAGGGCTTGCTGAGATCGCCCGCCTCGGAAGCATCATGGGAGGCAATCCTCTTACGTTTTCAGGACTGACAGGGATCGGGGATCTGATTGTAACATGCACAAGCGTTCATTCGAGAAACTGGAGAGCGGGGAATCTGCTCGGCAAAGGCCAGAAGCTTGAAGATGTTCTTGAAAACATGGGCATGGTCGTAGAAGGCGTGCGCACAACAAAAGCGGCTTACCAGCTGGCTCAAAAATTTGATGTGAAAATGCCGATCACAGAAGCGCTCTATGCCGTTCTTTTTAACGGGAAAGAAGTGAAGGACGCTGTGGACTCGCTGATGGCGAGAGTGAAAACACATGAAATGGAAGATCTTGTGAATATCAGCGAAAATCGCTGCTGA
- a CDS encoding YIEGIA family protein, which yields MNEYTLPIIFGVAFGVFTRLYMLRTDYRQYPTYLHGKIIHVALGVIAAGLGTIAIPAIMEEEFTAITFLTLAASQFREVRNMERNTLTELDGYELVPRGATYIEGIAVAFESRNYLVIFTSLLVTLFYIVLNVWAAIAAGVVCLLVSKKLMAGSKLKDIVDIVYVAPHFEGAGLYVDNIYIMNIGVPDKQEAVLKYGMGFVLTPKNYNARNTIANLGQRQAILHDVSTALGVHRDSGEPSLVPLAKRDLDDGRLGVFVLPQGGDRELAKTVIGEVPTLENAIRMPSESKANNEGRSVK from the coding sequence ATGAATGAATATACGTTACCAATCATTTTTGGTGTAGCATTTGGGGTTTTTACAAGACTGTATATGCTTCGGACTGATTACAGGCAGTATCCCACCTATCTTCACGGAAAAATCATTCATGTGGCGCTTGGAGTCATAGCAGCGGGCCTTGGCACAATTGCGATTCCGGCAATCATGGAAGAAGAATTTACCGCCATCACGTTTTTAACCCTTGCAGCTTCACAGTTCAGGGAAGTAAGAAACATGGAGCGAAATACATTAACAGAGCTTGACGGCTATGAACTTGTGCCGCGCGGTGCTACTTATATTGAAGGAATTGCCGTCGCATTTGAAAGCCGGAATTATCTTGTGATTTTTACATCTCTTCTTGTAACGCTTTTCTACATAGTGCTCAATGTATGGGCAGCAATTGCAGCTGGAGTGGTTTGTCTGCTTGTCTCAAAAAAACTGATGGCAGGAAGCAAGCTTAAAGACATTGTGGACATTGTATATGTAGCGCCTCACTTTGAAGGGGCAGGACTTTATGTAGATAACATTTATATTATGAACATCGGGGTTCCAGACAAACAGGAAGCTGTCTTAAAATACGGCATGGGCTTTGTGCTGACTCCAAAAAATTACAACGCACGAAATACAATTGCCAATCTGGGTCAGAGGCAGGCAATCCTTCATGATGTGTCTACAGCCCTCGGCGTCCATCGCGATTCCGGAGAGCCTTCACTTGTTCCGCTGGCGAAAAGAGACCTTGATGACGGCCGTCTTGGCGTTTTTGTCCTTCCGCAGGGCGGAGACAGAGAGCTTGCAAAAACCGTCATTGGCGAGGTACCTACCCTTGAGAATGCCATTCGCATGCCAAGTGAGTCAAAAGCAAATAATGAAGGCAGGTCGGTCAAGTGA
- the der gene encoding ribosome biogenesis GTPase Der has protein sequence MAKPVIAIVGRPNVGKSTIFNRIVGERVSIVEDIPGVTRDRIYSSGEWLNYQFNVIDTGGIDIGDEPFLAQIRQQAEIAIDEADVIIFMTNGREGVTAADEEVAKILYRSKKPVVLAVNKVDNPDMRASVYDFYALGFGEPFPISGSHGLGLGDLLDAVAEHFKNLVTEEYDEETIKFSLIGRPNVGKSSLVNALLGEERVIVSNIAGTTRDAVDTSYRYEGQDFVIIDTAGMRKKGKVYESTEKYSVLRALKAIDRSDVVLVVIDGEEGIIEQDKRIAGYAHEAGRAVVIVVNKWDAVEKDEKTMKDFEVKIRDHFQFLDYAPIVFLSAKTTRRIHTLLPQIVRASENHALRVQTTVLNDVIMDAVAMNPAPTDKGKRLKIYYATQVAVKPPAFAIFVNEPELMHFSYERFLQNRIRDAFGFEGTPIKIFTRARK, from the coding sequence ATGGCTAAACCCGTAATTGCAATTGTCGGACGCCCGAACGTCGGCAAATCAACGATTTTTAACCGGATTGTCGGAGAACGTGTATCTATCGTTGAAGACATCCCAGGAGTAACACGTGACAGAATTTACAGTTCAGGAGAATGGCTGAACTACCAGTTTAATGTGATTGATACAGGCGGTATTGACATTGGCGACGAACCGTTTCTGGCACAGATCCGCCAGCAGGCTGAAATCGCGATTGATGAAGCTGACGTCATCATCTTTATGACGAACGGCCGCGAAGGTGTTACAGCTGCAGATGAAGAAGTCGCAAAAATTCTTTACCGCAGCAAAAAACCTGTCGTTCTTGCTGTAAACAAAGTTGATAACCCTGATATGAGAGCGAGTGTTTATGACTTTTATGCGCTTGGATTCGGCGAGCCGTTTCCGATCTCAGGATCTCACGGCCTGGGCCTGGGTGATTTGCTTGATGCCGTGGCAGAGCATTTCAAAAACCTTGTTACAGAAGAATATGATGAGGAAACAATTAAGTTTTCCCTTATCGGGCGCCCGAATGTCGGGAAGTCTTCCCTTGTCAATGCCCTGCTTGGTGAAGAGCGCGTTATCGTCAGCAACATTGCCGGCACTACGCGTGATGCGGTCGATACAAGCTACCGCTACGAAGGACAGGACTTCGTAATCATCGACACAGCTGGAATGAGGAAAAAAGGGAAAGTATATGAATCAACGGAAAAATACAGCGTGCTTCGCGCCCTTAAGGCCATTGACCGCTCGGATGTCGTTCTTGTCGTCATAGACGGAGAAGAGGGCATTATCGAGCAGGATAAGCGCATTGCGGGCTATGCTCATGAAGCAGGCCGTGCCGTTGTCATTGTAGTAAACAAATGGGATGCTGTTGAGAAAGATGAAAAAACGATGAAGGACTTTGAAGTGAAGATCAGAGATCACTTCCAGTTCCTTGATTATGCTCCGATTGTTTTTCTTTCGGCGAAAACAACACGCCGCATTCATACACTGCTTCCGCAAATTGTGCGTGCAAGTGAAAACCACGCTCTGCGCGTTCAGACCACTGTATTGAACGATGTCATCATGGATGCAGTCGCCATGAACCCGGCGCCGACAGATAAAGGCAAGCGACTGAAAATTTACTACGCTACTCAGGTTGCGGTCAAGCCGCCTGCGTTTGCTATTTTTGTCAATGAACCCGAATTGATGCATTTTTCTTATGAGCGCTTCCTTCAGAACCGCATCAGGGATGCATTTGGATTTGAAGGCACACCGATCAAGATCTTTACACGGGCCAGAAAATAA
- a CDS encoding YpzI family protein: MGRDRQEKKLKQSRRVESDRDQSLTYKGATSLESPEESRARNK, encoded by the coding sequence ATGGGACGCGACAGACAGGAAAAGAAACTGAAGCAAAGCAGACGAGTGGAATCTGACAGAGATCAATCGTTAACTTATAAAGGCGCTACATCACTTGAAAGTCCGGAAGAATCGAGAGCTCGGAATAAATAA
- a CDS encoding flagellar brake domain-containing protein, producing the protein MLAIGDTLYIEVQGGDTARLRCRVVDLKDRVLYTDYPINDQTGKTSFLLNGTEINAFFSQHGQAYLFQSVLLHRKKETIPMLAFTLPEQNDFTKVQRREYVRVETDADAAIHSVSDAFKPFTGSTVDLSAGGAAVKVPANAGLNENDQVWMWLSLHFQNGSIQYAKVQAKVKNAGKSGIAALEFTDLTETDRKQLLQYCFDQELLLKKKKAAAE; encoded by the coding sequence GTGCTGGCAATTGGAGATACACTGTATATTGAAGTGCAGGGCGGGGATACGGCAAGATTAAGATGCCGGGTAGTCGATCTAAAGGACCGGGTCTTATATACCGATTATCCGATTAACGATCAAACAGGCAAAACGTCCTTTCTTTTAAATGGAACAGAAATAAACGCCTTTTTTTCTCAGCATGGGCAGGCGTATTTGTTTCAGTCTGTTCTGCTTCACAGAAAAAAAGAAACGATTCCTATGCTTGCTTTTACTCTTCCTGAACAGAATGACTTTACAAAAGTGCAAAGACGAGAATATGTAAGAGTTGAAACAGATGCCGATGCCGCTATTCACTCTGTATCTGATGCTTTTAAGCCTTTTACAGGTTCAACCGTGGATTTAAGTGCAGGCGGAGCCGCCGTGAAGGTGCCTGCAAATGCAGGGCTTAATGAAAATGATCAAGTATGGATGTGGCTTTCTCTCCATTTCCAAAACGGCAGTATCCAATACGCGAAAGTTCAGGCGAAAGTAAAAAATGCCGGCAAATCCGGAATAGCGGCCCTGGAATTTACTGACCTGACAGAAACTGACCGGAAACAGCTGCTGCAGTATTGCTTCGACCAGGAGCTTCTTTTGAAGAAAAAGAAGGCCGCAGCCGAATAA